A genomic stretch from Leptotrichia sp. HSP-536 includes:
- a CDS encoding OmpA family protein — translation MGRRTKSRSTRSVIVAMGLLMSAVPLSARKLTTTQMRENTIRINALEIEEPGDETTVVVVPNTPNTPNKKITCEDVAGPIQPIVFDEGALNFDFDKSYVKPYYNGLLGILKDFLNEKDYNVGITGHTDSKGSDEYNMALGMRRSQAVKERLIELGLSSSRIRGIDSKGESEPIATNETDEGRAQNRRIEFDVRNRDGEKFDRTVTRVCKDEDGNIVSPDSEGNEIQFDDQSEDQ, via the coding sequence ATGGGTAGAAGAACAAAATCAAGATCAACAAGATCAGTAATAGTTGCGATGGGATTGTTAATGTCTGCTGTACCATTATCAGCTAGAAAATTAACAACTACTCAAATGAGAGAAAATACAATCAGAATTAATGCTCTTGAAATTGAAGAGCCAGGAGACGAAACAACAGTAGTAGTAGTACCTAATACACCTAATACACCTAATAAAAAGATAACGTGTGAAGATGTAGCAGGACCAATACAGCCAATAGTATTTGATGAAGGTGCGTTAAACTTTGATTTTGATAAATCATATGTAAAACCTTATTATAATGGACTATTGGGAATTTTAAAAGACTTTTTAAATGAAAAAGATTATAATGTTGGTATTACAGGGCATACAGATTCTAAAGGTTCTGATGAATATAATATGGCTTTAGGAATGAGAAGATCACAAGCAGTTAAGGAAAGATTGATAGAATTAGGATTAAGTTCTTCAAGAATTCGTGGTATAGATTCTAAAGGTGAATCTGAACCAATCGCAACAAATGAAACAGATGAAGGTAGAGCACAAAATAGAAGAATTGAATTTGATGTTAGAAATCGTGATGGAGAAAAATTTGATAGAACAGTTACAAGAGTATGTAAAGATGAAGATGGAAATATAGTTTCTCCTGATTCAGAAGGAAATGAAATTCAATTCGATGATCAATCAGAAGATCAGTAA
- the miaA gene encoding tRNA (adenosine(37)-N6)-dimethylallyltransferase MiaA yields the protein MKGIVIAGATGVGKTNLSIKLAQKINAEIISADASQVYKELDIGTAKVTQEEMQGIPHYMIDVVNPDEDYSVGDFERAVNDILNENVNKSEKNIIIAGGTGLYIKSVTDGFAKLPSKDEKIRAELESKSIEELQEILKKIDEKSYKEIDLFNKLRLVRAIEVCLLTGGKFSELRVQNEKNNNYKFLKIFLTRNREELYERINKRVDIMISKGLINEARKIYDNYQKSLYKISSIGYKELFSYFERKIILEEAIEEIKKESRRYAKRQMTWFRKEKNYIVYNLSEISEDEIIKDILKKWEKF from the coding sequence TTGAAAGGAATTGTAATTGCAGGTGCAACTGGAGTTGGAAAAACGAATTTATCAATAAAACTTGCTCAAAAAATAAATGCAGAGATTATTTCAGCAGATGCCTCCCAAGTTTATAAAGAGCTAGATATTGGAACGGCAAAGGTAACACAGGAGGAAATGCAGGGAATACCGCATTATATGATTGACGTTGTAAATCCTGACGAAGATTATTCTGTAGGAGATTTTGAAAGAGCTGTAAATGATATTTTGAATGAAAATGTTAACAAGTCTGAGAAAAACATTATTATTGCAGGCGGCACAGGACTTTATATAAAATCAGTCACAGATGGATTTGCAAAATTGCCTTCAAAAGATGAAAAAATCAGAGCTGAGTTGGAAAGTAAAAGCATTGAGGAATTACAGGAAATTTTAAAAAAGATAGATGAAAAGTCTTATAAAGAAATTGATTTATTCAATAAATTACGTTTAGTCAGAGCTATTGAAGTTTGCCTTTTGACTGGTGGGAAATTTAGTGAATTACGTGTTCAAAATGAGAAAAATAATAATTATAAATTTCTCAAAATATTTCTTACACGGAACAGAGAAGAACTTTACGAACGAATTAACAAACGTGTGGATATAATGATTTCCAAAGGTCTTATTAATGAAGCTCGAAAAATATATGACAATTATCAAAAAAGCCTTTATAAAATATCTTCAATAGGATATAAGGAACTTTTTTCATATTTTGAGAGAAAAATTATTTTGGAAGAAGCGATTGAAGAAATAAAAAAAGAAAGCAGAAGATACGCAAAAAGACAAATGACATGGTTTAGAAAAGAAAAAAATTATATTGTGTACAATTTATCGGAAATATCTGAAGATGAAATAATTAAAGATATTCTTAAAAAATGGGAAAAATTTTAG
- a CDS encoding adhesion protein FadA, protein MKKTIFFLAGIMMVSSIGFSADVNNLENSLNSIESHFDELVKKEEAQKEVYRQEKEKLESEIEDLKSRQENREKLIEKLKVDSEVRWHRDKYKNILKNVDVFYKRINKTIVEKEKKLAELDALLSVMN, encoded by the coding sequence ATGAAAAAGACAATATTCTTTTTAGCTGGAATAATGATGGTTTCATCAATAGGTTTCTCTGCTGATGTGAACAATTTAGAAAATAGTCTGAATTCAATTGAAAGTCATTTTGATGAATTGGTTAAAAAAGAGGAAGCGCAGAAAGAAGTCTACAGACAAGAAAAAGAAAAATTAGAATCTGAAATAGAAGACTTAAAATCTAGACAAGAAAATAGAGAAAAATTAATTGAAAAATTAAAAGTAGATTCGGAAGTAAGATGGCATAGAGATAAATATAAAAATATCTTAAAAAATGTTGATGTTTTCTATAAAAGAATAAACAAAACTATAGTAGAAAAAGAAAAAAAATTAGCAGAATTGGATGCATTATTATCAGTAATGAATTAA
- a CDS encoding trans-sulfuration enzyme family protein — translation MKFETKTIHGIRKGKKKELWGTNVNFASTFPVAEFGVTQEFEYSRVSAPTRNELEEILAALENGKYGYAFSSGMATTTSVFTMFKAGDHIILGQDIYGGTYRIVHDIYSKFGLEYTFVDTTDLDNIRNAIKENTKAIFIETPSNPLLDVTDMRGVVEIAKEHNLITIADNTFMTPYLQKPLDFGIDIVIHSATKFLSGHHDLLAGVAITNDERLAEKIKFSQVAAGALISPFDSWLLMRSLKTLKLRVEAAQTNTEKLIEFFQNHDAVDKVYYPTLDTNKEKKIHKSQATGGGSVFSFTLKDDSKVKTFFENLNVALFAASLGGAETLVTHPSTITHAEMPDEEKEARGFTNSLIRIAVGFENIDDLIEDFKQALEK, via the coding sequence ATGAAATTTGAAACAAAAACGATACATGGAATAAGAAAAGGAAAAAAGAAAGAACTGTGGGGAACAAATGTTAATTTTGCTTCAACTTTTCCTGTTGCAGAATTTGGAGTAACGCAGGAATTTGAATATTCAAGAGTTTCGGCGCCTACAAGAAATGAGCTGGAAGAAATACTTGCTGCATTAGAAAATGGTAAATATGGGTATGCGTTTTCATCAGGAATGGCGACTACAACATCTGTATTTACAATGTTTAAAGCAGGAGATCATATTATTTTAGGTCAGGATATTTATGGTGGAACTTATAGGATTGTTCATGATATTTATTCAAAATTTGGATTGGAATACACTTTTGTTGATACAACTGACCTGGATAACATCCGAAATGCGATTAAGGAAAATACAAAGGCTATTTTTATTGAAACTCCGTCAAATCCATTGCTTGATGTTACGGATATGAGAGGAGTTGTAGAAATTGCAAAAGAGCATAACTTGATAACAATAGCAGACAACACTTTTATGACTCCATATTTGCAAAAACCGCTTGATTTTGGGATTGATATTGTAATTCATAGTGCAACTAAATTTTTATCTGGGCATCATGATTTGCTGGCTGGAGTTGCGATTACAAATGATGAGAGGCTTGCGGAAAAAATTAAATTTTCACAAGTTGCAGCTGGAGCCTTAATTTCTCCATTTGACAGCTGGCTTTTGATGAGAAGTCTTAAAACATTGAAACTTAGAGTGGAAGCGGCACAAACAAATACCGAAAAATTGATAGAATTTTTTCAAAACCATGATGCAGTTGACAAAGTTTATTATCCGACTTTAGATACAAACAAAGAGAAAAAAATTCATAAAAGTCAGGCAACAGGTGGAGGTTCAGTATTTTCATTCACTTTAAAGGACGATTCAAAAGTAAAAACATTTTTTGAAAATCTAAATGTGGCACTATTTGCGGCAAGCCTTGGTGGAGCGGAAACGCTGGTAACACATCCAAGTACCATAACTCATGCAGAAATGCCTGACGAAGAAAAGGAAGCGAGAGGATTTACAAACTCATTGATAAGAATAGCTGTCGGATTTGAGAATATTGATGATTTGATTGAAGATTTTAAACAGGCATTGGAAAAATAA
- a CDS encoding PTS sugar transporter subunit IIA, with the protein MKILEYLTPERVKLHLNGKTKEEIIKEVAQLFVKSGVIDSEDLEEFVREINEREKLTPTGMQDGIAIPHARTPLVKKLSLALGISDEGADFESMDDEPSRLIFMIAAPEETKREHLDLLAEISKLSYEEEVIEKIEKAETVEEIFKNLKSF; encoded by the coding sequence ATGAAAATATTAGAATATTTAACACCAGAAAGAGTAAAATTACATCTAAATGGGAAAACTAAGGAAGAAATTATTAAGGAAGTGGCACAATTATTTGTGAAAAGCGGAGTAATTGATTCAGAGGATTTAGAAGAATTTGTAAGAGAAATAAATGAAAGGGAGAAACTGACACCTACTGGAATGCAAGATGGAATTGCAATTCCTCATGCGAGAACACCGCTTGTAAAAAAACTTTCCCTTGCATTAGGTATTTCTGATGAAGGAGCAGATTTTGAAAGCATGGATGATGAGCCTTCAAGATTAATCTTTATGATTGCAGCCCCAGAGGAAACAAAAAGAGAACATTTGGATTTACTGGCTGAAATTTCAAAATTATCTTACGAAGAAGAAGTAATTGAAAAAATTGAGAAAGCTGAAACAGTGGAAGAAATTTTTAAAAATTTAAAATCTTTCTAA
- a CDS encoding thermonuclease family protein, with the protein MLLAIFGFAYNGVNSKSSEKRVKTSNSKKSTTAKSTKNNSSNAKVVQNPTILKGYQAIKVSDGDTLNVQKVENGKFAGEVMKIRMFGIDAPEKTQDYGIESKQALEKLVNGKTLEIEEKNRDRYGRTVAVVYVNGKNVNEEMVKNGNAWWYQEYDKKDTKMQAYQENAKKNKLGLFGKRGYVEPWNYRKEKKAAATSKTKSK; encoded by the coding sequence GTGTTATTAGCAATATTTGGGTTTGCATACAATGGAGTTAATTCAAAATCGAGTGAAAAAAGAGTAAAAACAAGCAATTCCAAAAAAAGTACAACTGCGAAAAGTACAAAAAATAATTCTTCAAATGCTAAAGTTGTGCAAAATCCAACTATTCTAAAAGGTTATCAGGCTATAAAAGTCAGCGATGGAGATACTCTGAATGTTCAAAAGGTGGAAAATGGGAAGTTTGCTGGAGAAGTCATGAAAATCAGGATGTTCGGAATTGATGCTCCTGAAAAGACGCAGGATTATGGGATTGAGAGCAAGCAGGCGTTGGAAAAGTTAGTAAATGGAAAGACACTTGAAATTGAGGAGAAAAATAGGGATAGATATGGCAGAACGGTGGCTGTTGTTTATGTCAATGGGAAAAATGTAAATGAAGAAATGGTAAAAAACGGGAATGCATGGTGGTATCAGGAATACGATAAAAAAGATACTAAAATGCAGGCTTATCAGGAAAATGCCAAAAAAAATAAACTTGGGCTGTTTGGAAAAAGAGGATATGTAGAGCCGTGGAATTATAGAAAAGAGAAAAAGGCGGCCGCAACAAGCAAAACAAAAAGCAAATAA